The Methylobacterium currus genome contains a region encoding:
- a CDS encoding HK97-gp10 family putative phage morphogenesis protein gives MARGSITNVSRVTAKLDDLSRDARRQVSQSVFKGAQRIANRAAHLIKDGAVSGAGHVPSAPGQPPNADTHFLDRSIHVVQVGELAAEVRVTAGYAAALEYGTSKMAARPFMTPAVRQEQDAAAIDFLEGLAKARGLR, from the coding sequence ATGGCCCGCGGCAGCATCACTAACGTCTCGCGCGTGACCGCGAAGCTCGACGACCTTTCGCGCGACGCCCGGCGCCAGGTCAGCCAGTCCGTATTCAAGGGCGCCCAGCGGATCGCGAACCGAGCCGCCCATCTCATCAAGGATGGGGCGGTCTCGGGCGCCGGGCACGTTCCGTCCGCGCCGGGCCAGCCGCCGAACGCCGACACGCACTTCCTCGACCGGTCGATCCACGTGGTGCAGGTCGGTGAACTCGCTGCCGAGGTGCGGGTCACGGCCGGCTATGCCGCCGCGCTGGAATACGGCACTTCGAAGATGGCCGCGCGCCCCTTCATGACTCCCGCGGTCCGGCAGGAGCAGGACGCCGCGGCGATCGACTTCCTGGAAGGGCTCGCCAAGGCGCGGGGCCTGCGCTGA
- a CDS encoding DUF3168 domain-containing protein, protein MASRDFSDALTSAAMLALANDPGVAAIVGDRVRDYVEDKPRWPFLRLDPVTVTPWEASCWVGMEAELVIHSFVRADRSTRGVQRLNAAVVAALDEAALPLSEGVLLGLDHRGSTTGPDTAEPASWHGIVRFRALVVEVTG, encoded by the coding sequence ATGGCATCGCGCGATTTCTCCGACGCGCTGACCTCGGCGGCGATGCTCGCCCTAGCGAACGACCCGGGCGTCGCCGCGATCGTCGGCGACCGCGTGCGGGACTACGTCGAGGACAAGCCGCGATGGCCGTTCCTGCGCCTCGACCCGGTGACGGTCACCCCCTGGGAGGCGTCTTGCTGGGTCGGGATGGAGGCGGAGCTGGTGATCCACTCCTTCGTCCGCGCCGACCGCAGCACCCGCGGCGTGCAGCGGCTGAACGCTGCGGTCGTCGCGGCCCTCGACGAGGCCGCCTTGCCGCTCTCCGAGGGCGTGCTGCTGGGCCTCGATCATCGCGGCTCGACGACCGGGCCCGACACCGCGGAGCCGGCCTCCTGGCACGGCATCGTCCGCTTTCGCGCGCTCGTGGTCGAAGTCACGGGCTGA
- a CDS encoding glycoside hydrolase family 108 protein: MQALTPAKVAPIYRQRYWDAIEGDDLPAGLDYAVFDWAVNSGPARAAIALQRLVGVADDGHIGPITLKAVAAQDRRKLIGSLCDVRLVFLRELSIWPTFGKGWSSRVAGVRKDALAMIAAAPAMPTCPACGRPLTA, translated from the coding sequence GTGCAGGCGCTGACGCCCGCGAAGGTCGCCCCGATCTACCGGCAGCGCTACTGGGACGCGATCGAGGGCGACGACCTGCCGGCCGGCCTCGACTATGCGGTCTTCGACTGGGCCGTGAACAGCGGGCCGGCCCGTGCCGCCATCGCGCTCCAGCGCCTCGTCGGCGTGGCGGATGACGGGCACATCGGGCCGATCACCCTCAAGGCGGTGGCGGCCCAGGACCGGCGGAAGCTGATCGGCTCGCTCTGTGACGTGCGGCTGGTCTTCCTCCGCGAACTGTCGATCTGGCCGACCTTCGGCAAGGGCTGGTCGAGCCGTGTCGCCGGTGTCCGGAAAGATGCGCTCGCTATGATCGCCGCGGCGCCCGCGATGCCGACCTGCCCGGCCTGCGGCAGGCCGCTGACGGCCTGA